The stretch of DNA CCTTGTTCTGCGACTCGAGGTACTCGGATGCGGGGTCGGAGTCGGCGACGAGGCCGCCTCCGGCCTGGACCCGGGCGATGCCGCCGTCGAGGAGCGCTGTCCTGATCGCGATGGCGAGGTCGGCGTCGCCCGCGAAGTCGAAGTAGCCCACCACTCCCCCGTAGACGCCGCGCTGGGCGGGCTCGAGCTCGTCGATGATCTCGAGCGCCCGGGGCTTGGGAGCGCCGGAGAGGGTGCCCGCCGGGAAGGTGGCGCGGAACACGTCGACGGCGTTGCGGTCGGGCCGGAGCTCGCCTTCGACGGAGGAGACGAGGTGCATGATGTGGCTGAAGCGCTCGATCCGCATGAACTCGGTGACCTCGACCGATCCGGCGCGGCACACCTTGGCGACGTCGTTGCGAGCCAGGTCGACGAGCATCAGGTGCTCGGCGCGCTCCTTCGGGTCGGCGAGCAGCGTGTCGGCGTTGGCGGCGTCCTCGTCGGGGGTCGCCCCGCGCGGTTTCGACCCGGCGATGGGGTGGGTGAACACGCGCCCGGCCGAGATCTTGACGAGCGCCTCGGGCGACGAGCCGACGATCGAGTACGCGCCGCCGTCGGGCTTCTCGAAGGCGAGCAGGTACATGTACGGGCTCGGGTTGAGCGAGCGGAGCACACGGTAGACGTCGAGCGGGGCGGCGACGAGGTCGAGTTCGAAGCGCTGCGAGACGACGACCTGGAAGATGTCGCCGTCGCGGATGTACTCCTTCGCCCGGTCGACCGCGGCGAGGAAGTCGCCGCGCGGGGTCCGCAGACGCGGTTCGGCGGCGAGGGTCAGATCGGCGACCGACAGGTCGGCCTCCATCGGCTGAGCGAGCCGCCGCTGCAGGGAGTCGAGGCGCGTCTGCGCGTCGGCCCACAGTGCGTCGGCGCCGTCCTCGCCGTCGGCGAGAGCGGTGGCGACGAGGAGCACCGTGCCGGTCCGGTGGTCGACTGCGACGAGCTCAGAGACGAAGGTGAGGGCCTGGCCCGGGATGTCGAAATCCGCGGGAGGGGCGTCGGGAAGCCGTTCGATCTGCCGGATCGCCTCCCAGCCGACGAACCCGACGAGGCCTCCGGTGAGCGGCGGCATCCCCTCGATCCGCGGGGTCTTCCAGCGTTCGACGATGCCGGCGAGCGCGTCGAGGGGCGCGACGGCGGTGTCGCCGACGACGCGCTCGGCCGGAAGGCCGTAGTCCTGCCAGACCACCTGATCCCCCTGCTGGGTGAGCACGCCGAAGGAGGCGACGCCGATGAACGACCAGCGCGACCAGATGCCGCCCTGCTCGGCCGACTCGAGCAGGAAGGTGCCGGGGCGGGCCTCGCCGTTCGCGCGGAGGGCGAGCTTGCGGAAGATGCCGACGGGCGTCTCCTCGCCCGCGAACAGCTCGCGGACGACGGGGACGACGCGGTGGTCCTCGAGGAGGGTCTCGAACTGCTCCCGGGTGGTGTCAGTCATCGCCCGCCCCTTCAGCGTCGGCGCCGGGCTCGCCGAGCACGGGCGCGAGCGGATGCACGTCGAAGCAGGCGTGCGCGCCGGTGTGGCACGCGGGTCCGGTCTGGTGCACGGTCACGAGCAGCGCGTCGGAGTCGCAGTCGAAGGCCGCGGCCCGCACGTGCTGGTAGTGGCCGGACGTGTCGCCCTTGCGCCAGTACTCCTGGCGGCTGCGCGACCAGAAGGTCACCCGCCCCTCCGAGAGGGTGCGGCGCACCGCCTCGGCGTCCATGTACCCGAGCATGAGCACGTCGCGCGTGCTCTCCTCCTGGATGATCGCGGGCAGCAGGCCATCGTCGCCGTACGTCGCGGAGGCGACGGCGCGCTCGATCTCGTCGGTAGACATCTCCTCGGGCGACATCGTCATGACCTGACCACCACTCCCTGCTCTGACAGTTCCCGCTTCACGTCGTCGATCGTCAGCTGACCGGAGTGGAAGACCGACGCGGCGAGCACGGCGTCGGCGCCGGCCTCGACGGCGGGCGGGAAGTGCTCCACGGACCCCGCGCCGCCGGAGGCGATGACGGGGGCCGTGCTGATTTCGCGCATCGCGCGGATGAGTTCGAGGTCGAACCCGGCCTTGGTGCCGTCGGCATCGATCGAGTTGACGAGCAGCTCCCCCGCGCCGCGGCGGGTCGCCTCAGCCGCCCACTCGAGGGCGTCGAGGTCGGTGAGGCGCCGCCCGCCGTGCGTGGTGACGACGAATCCCGACGGGGTGTCGTCGCTGCGGGTGATGTCGAGCGAGAGGACGACGACCTGGGCGCCGAACCGGTCGGCGATCTCGTCGATCAGGCCGGGGCGGGCGATGGCGGCACTGTTGACGCCGATCTTGTCGGCGCCGCTCTCGAGCAGCCGTCCGACGTCGGCGGCCGAACGGACCCCGCCACCGACGGTGAGCGGGATGAAGACCTGCTCGGCGGTGCGACGCACGACGTCGTACATCGTGGCGCGCTCCTCGGTTGTCGCGGTGACGTCGAGGAAGGTCAGCTCGTCGGCGCCCTGCTCGTAGTAGCGGCGCGAGAGCTCGACGGGGTCGCCCGCGTCGCGCAGGTTCCGGAAGTTGACGCCTTTGACGACGCGCCCCGCAGCGACGTCGAGGCACGGGATGACGCGGACCGCGAGTGACATGCGGGCCGCCTAGATCCTCGCCGCGTGGATGGGGCTCACCAGGATGGCCCGCGCGCCGAGCTCGTAGAGCCGGTCCATGAGCAGATTGGTGTCGTCGCGGGGAACCATGACGCGCACCGCGACCCAGTCCCCGCCGCGCAGCGGGGAGACCGTCGGCGACTCGAAGCCGGGGGTGATGGCCGCGGCGGCGTCGATGAGGTCGGCGGGCAGGTCGTAGTCCATCAGCACGTACTGGTGGGCGACCATGACGCCTTGGAGTCGACGCAGCAGCGTGTCGATGCCGGGCGTCGCGGCGTCGGTCGCCGCGAGCACGGCGGTGGACTTCAGGATGACGGGCCCGAAGATCTCGAGCCCCTGCTTGCGCAGCGTCGATCCGGTCTCGACCACGTCGGCGACTGCGTCGGCCACGCCGAGGCGCACCGCCGACTCGACGGCGCCGTCGAGGTGGATCAGGTCGGCCGCGACTCCTTCGCGGGTGAGGAAGTCGCCGACGAGGCCGGTGTAGCTCGTGGCGATGCGCTTTCCGGCGAGATCCGCGAGGCCGGTGAAGGCCCCGATGGGTCCCGCGAAGCGGAAGGTCGAGGCTCCGAAATCGAGTGCCTCGATCTCGCCGGCGGCCGATCGGGAGTCGAGCAGCAGATCGCGACCGGTGATGCCGACGTCGAGCGCACCCGAC from Herbiconiux sp. L3-i23 encodes:
- the hisF gene encoding imidazole glycerol phosphate synthase subunit HisF — protein: MSLAVRVIPCLDVAAGRVVKGVNFRNLRDAGDPVELSRRYYEQGADELTFLDVTATTEERATMYDVVRRTAEQVFIPLTVGGGVRSAADVGRLLESGADKIGVNSAAIARPGLIDEIADRFGAQVVVLSLDITRSDDTPSGFVVTTHGGRRLTDLDALEWAAEATRRGAGELLVNSIDADGTKAGFDLELIRAMREISTAPVIASGGAGSVEHFPPAVEAGADAVLAASVFHSGQLTIDDVKRELSEQGVVVRS
- a CDS encoding anthranilate synthase component I, with amino-acid sequence MTDTTREQFETLLEDHRVVPVVRELFAGEETPVGIFRKLALRANGEARPGTFLLESAEQGGIWSRWSFIGVASFGVLTQQGDQVVWQDYGLPAERVVGDTAVAPLDALAGIVERWKTPRIEGMPPLTGGLVGFVGWEAIRQIERLPDAPPADFDIPGQALTFVSELVAVDHRTGTVLLVATALADGEDGADALWADAQTRLDSLQRRLAQPMEADLSVADLTLAAEPRLRTPRGDFLAAVDRAKEYIRDGDIFQVVVSQRFELDLVAAPLDVYRVLRSLNPSPYMYLLAFEKPDGGAYSIVGSSPEALVKISAGRVFTHPIAGSKPRGATPDEDAANADTLLADPKERAEHLMLVDLARNDVAKVCRAGSVEVTEFMRIERFSHIMHLVSSVEGELRPDRNAVDVFRATFPAGTLSGAPKPRALEIIDELEPAQRGVYGGVVGYFDFAGDADLAIAIRTALLDGGIARVQAGGGLVADSDPASEYLESQNKAAAPLRAVAVANALRRVN
- the hisG gene encoding ATP phosphoribosyltransferase; translation: MLKIAVPNKGTLSENAVAMLREAGYAVRRDQKELIVSDPRNEVEFFYLRPRDIATYVGSGALDVGITGRDLLLDSRSAAGEIEALDFGASTFRFAGPIGAFTGLADLAGKRIATSYTGLVGDFLTREGVAADLIHLDGAVESAVRLGVADAVADVVETGSTLRKQGLEIFGPVILKSTAVLAATDAATPGIDTLLRRLQGVMVAHQYVLMDYDLPADLIDAAAAITPGFESPTVSPLRGGDWVAVRVMVPRDDTNLLMDRLYELGARAILVSPIHAARI
- the hisI gene encoding phosphoribosyl-AMP cyclohydrolase, which encodes MSTDEIERAVASATYGDDGLLPAIIQEESTRDVLMLGYMDAEAVRRTLSEGRVTFWSRSRQEYWRKGDTSGHYQHVRAAAFDCDSDALLVTVHQTGPACHTGAHACFDVHPLAPVLGEPGADAEGAGDD